A stretch of Telopea speciosissima isolate NSW1024214 ecotype Mountain lineage chromosome 11, Tspe_v1, whole genome shotgun sequence DNA encodes these proteins:
- the LOC122644656 gene encoding E3 ubiquitin-protein ligase RNF144A-like isoform X1, which produces MKKKCESSKERKLGDDDAARPIEIIDIENVLLNTPISLIGPNKERDAPQKQCDSSKEKELRDDDGRPIEIIDIENVPLFTHISLRGRNKKDPILVEQYAEDRELQQAIHTSNLQARSIIDLSEEDELEEIEPNIALRFRKTAFLNPSVTEIEQSSNSNSSMTETGQASSSNDPTVVCEICVELKSQSELFNIKGCTHSYCSECMVKYVASKIQENITLIRCPESNCKGVLEPEFCQSILPPEVFDRWGNALCESLFLGSQKLYCPYKDCSALLLDDGGEVVQESECPNCRRLFCAQCKVPWHSGIYCQDFQKLSENERSREDIMLMMLAKQKKWQRCPKCKAIVERIDGCLYMKCRCTYAFCYNCGSEMTGNSHYCIKCRH; this is translated from the coding sequence atgaagaaaaaatgtGAAAGCAGCAAAGAGAGGAAGCTCGGAGATGATGATGCAGCAAGGCCAATTGAGATAATTGATATTGAAAATGTTCTCCTTAACACTCCCATCTCATTGATAGGACCCAACAAAGAGAGGGACGCACCACAGAAACAATGTGACAGCAGCAAAGAGAAGGAGCTGCGAGATGATGATGGAAGGCCCATAGAGATAATTGATATTGAAAATGTTCCCCTTTTCACTCACATCTCATTGAGAGGACGTAACAAGAAGGATCCAATCTTGGTTGAGCAATATGCAGAAGACAGAGAACTTCAACAAGCAATCCACACCTCAAACCTTCAAGCTAGATCAATTATTGACCTCTCagaagaagatgaactagaGGAAATAGAGCCCAATATAGCATTAAGGTTTCGAAAGACAGCCTTTTTAAATCCTTCAGTGACTGAAATTGAACAATCTTCTAATTCAAATTCTTCCATGACTGAAACTGGGCAAGCTTCCAGCTCAAATGATCCAACAGTTGTTTGTGAAATCTGTGTCGAGCTCAAATCACAGAGTGAGTTGTTCAACATAAAGGGCTGCACACACTCATACTGTTCAGAGTGCATGGTCAAGTATGTGGCCTCAAAGATCCAAGAGAACATAACATTGATCCGATGTCCTGAATCGAATTGTAAAGGAGTGTTGGAACCTGAGTTCTGTCAGTCCATTCTTCCCCCTGAGGTGTTTGACCGCTGGGGAAATGCTCTATGTGAGTCTCTTTTTCTTGGATCACAGAAACTTTACTGCCCATACAAGGACTGTTCTGCACTCCTACTAGATGATGGAGGGGAAGTTGTTCAAGAATCAGAATGTCCAAATTGTCGTAGATTGTTTTGTGCACAATGCAAGGTACCCTGGCATTCTGGGATTTACTGTCAGGACTTCCAGAAATTAAGTGAGAATGAGAGATCGAGAGAGGATATCATGTTAATGATGCTTGCAAAGCAGAAAAAATGGCAGAGGTGTCCTAAGTGCAAAGCAATAGTTGAGAGAATTGATGGTTGCTTGTATATGAAATGCAGGTGTACATATGCCTTCTGTTACAACTGTGGGTCTGAAATGACTGGTAACAGCCATTACTGTATCAAGTGTAGGCATTAA
- the LOC122644656 gene encoding E3 ubiquitin-protein ligase RNF144A-like isoform X3, whose amino-acid sequence MKKKCESSKERKLGDDDAARPIEIIDIEKPIEIIDIENVPLFTHISLRGRNKKDPILVEQYAEDRELQQAIHTSNLQARSIIDLSEEDELEEIEPNIALRFRKTAFLNPSVTEIEQSSNSNSSMTETGQASSSNDPTVVCEICVELKSQSELFNIKGCTHSYCSECMVKYVASKIQENITLIRCPESNCKGVLEPEFCQSILPPEVFDRWGNALCESLFLGSQKLYCPYKDCSALLLDDGGEVVQESECPNCRRLFCAQCKVPWHSGIYCQDFQKLSENERSREDIMLMMLAKQKKWQRCPKCKAIVERIDGCLYMKCRCTYAFCYNCGSEMTGNSHYCIKCRH is encoded by the exons atgaagaaaaaatgtGAAAGCAGCAAAGAGAGGAAGCTCGGAGATGATGATGCAGCAAGGCCAATTGAGATAATTGATATTGAAAA GCCCATAGAGATAATTGATATTGAAAATGTTCCCCTTTTCACTCACATCTCATTGAGAGGACGTAACAAGAAGGATCCAATCTTGGTTGAGCAATATGCAGAAGACAGAGAACTTCAACAAGCAATCCACACCTCAAACCTTCAAGCTAGATCAATTATTGACCTCTCagaagaagatgaactagaGGAAATAGAGCCCAATATAGCATTAAGGTTTCGAAAGACAGCCTTTTTAAATCCTTCAGTGACTGAAATTGAACAATCTTCTAATTCAAATTCTTCCATGACTGAAACTGGGCAAGCTTCCAGCTCAAATGATCCAACAGTTGTTTGTGAAATCTGTGTCGAGCTCAAATCACAGAGTGAGTTGTTCAACATAAAGGGCTGCACACACTCATACTGTTCAGAGTGCATGGTCAAGTATGTGGCCTCAAAGATCCAAGAGAACATAACATTGATCCGATGTCCTGAATCGAATTGTAAAGGAGTGTTGGAACCTGAGTTCTGTCAGTCCATTCTTCCCCCTGAGGTGTTTGACCGCTGGGGAAATGCTCTATGTGAGTCTCTTTTTCTTGGATCACAGAAACTTTACTGCCCATACAAGGACTGTTCTGCACTCCTACTAGATGATGGAGGGGAAGTTGTTCAAGAATCAGAATGTCCAAATTGTCGTAGATTGTTTTGTGCACAATGCAAGGTACCCTGGCATTCTGGGATTTACTGTCAGGACTTCCAGAAATTAAGTGAGAATGAGAGATCGAGAGAGGATATCATGTTAATGATGCTTGCAAAGCAGAAAAAATGGCAGAGGTGTCCTAAGTGCAAAGCAATAGTTGAGAGAATTGATGGTTGCTTGTATATGAAATGCAGGTGTACATATGCCTTCTGTTACAACTGTGGGTCTGAAATGACTGGTAACAGCCATTACTGTATCAAGTGTAGGCATTAA
- the LOC122644656 gene encoding E3 ubiquitin-protein ligase RNF144A-like isoform X2 yields the protein MKKKCESSKERKLGDDDAARPIEIIDIENVIEIIDIENVPLFTHISLRGRNKKDPILVEQYAEDRELQQAIHTSNLQARSIIDLSEEDELEEIEPNIALRFRKTAFLNPSVTEIEQSSNSNSSMTETGQASSSNDPTVVCEICVELKSQSELFNIKGCTHSYCSECMVKYVASKIQENITLIRCPESNCKGVLEPEFCQSILPPEVFDRWGNALCESLFLGSQKLYCPYKDCSALLLDDGGEVVQESECPNCRRLFCAQCKVPWHSGIYCQDFQKLSENERSREDIMLMMLAKQKKWQRCPKCKAIVERIDGCLYMKCRCTYAFCYNCGSEMTGNSHYCIKCRH from the exons atgaagaaaaaatgtGAAAGCAGCAAAGAGAGGAAGCTCGGAGATGATGATGCAGCAAGGCCAATTGAGATAATTGATATTGAAAATGTT ATAGAGATAATTGATATTGAAAATGTTCCCCTTTTCACTCACATCTCATTGAGAGGACGTAACAAGAAGGATCCAATCTTGGTTGAGCAATATGCAGAAGACAGAGAACTTCAACAAGCAATCCACACCTCAAACCTTCAAGCTAGATCAATTATTGACCTCTCagaagaagatgaactagaGGAAATAGAGCCCAATATAGCATTAAGGTTTCGAAAGACAGCCTTTTTAAATCCTTCAGTGACTGAAATTGAACAATCTTCTAATTCAAATTCTTCCATGACTGAAACTGGGCAAGCTTCCAGCTCAAATGATCCAACAGTTGTTTGTGAAATCTGTGTCGAGCTCAAATCACAGAGTGAGTTGTTCAACATAAAGGGCTGCACACACTCATACTGTTCAGAGTGCATGGTCAAGTATGTGGCCTCAAAGATCCAAGAGAACATAACATTGATCCGATGTCCTGAATCGAATTGTAAAGGAGTGTTGGAACCTGAGTTCTGTCAGTCCATTCTTCCCCCTGAGGTGTTTGACCGCTGGGGAAATGCTCTATGTGAGTCTCTTTTTCTTGGATCACAGAAACTTTACTGCCCATACAAGGACTGTTCTGCACTCCTACTAGATGATGGAGGGGAAGTTGTTCAAGAATCAGAATGTCCAAATTGTCGTAGATTGTTTTGTGCACAATGCAAGGTACCCTGGCATTCTGGGATTTACTGTCAGGACTTCCAGAAATTAAGTGAGAATGAGAGATCGAGAGAGGATATCATGTTAATGATGCTTGCAAAGCAGAAAAAATGGCAGAGGTGTCCTAAGTGCAAAGCAATAGTTGAGAGAATTGATGGTTGCTTGTATATGAAATGCAGGTGTACATATGCCTTCTGTTACAACTGTGGGTCTGAAATGACTGGTAACAGCCATTACTGTATCAAGTGTAGGCATTAA